A genomic region of Bosea sp. 124 contains the following coding sequences:
- the arsH gene encoding arsenical resistance protein ArsH, with amino-acid sequence MTAMIPNGNDLPNVAVCQLKPIDVPTLAGDDATDHPPRILVLCGSIRERSYSRLAAEEAGRLLHWFGCEVRTFDPRGLPLPDGAEPDHPKVAELRDLADWAEGMVWVSPERHGAMTAIMKAQIDWIPLSLGAKRPTQGKTLALIQVSGGSQSFNAVNQMRILGRWMRMITIPNQSSVPKAFLEFDEAGRMKASPLYDRIVDVCEELVKFTHLTRGRSSYLTDRYSERVESAEALMRRVNQRAI; translated from the coding sequence ATGACCGCGATGATCCCAAACGGGAACGACCTTCCGAACGTTGCCGTCTGTCAACTGAAGCCGATCGATGTGCCGACGCTTGCCGGCGACGATGCCACCGATCACCCGCCACGCATCCTGGTGCTCTGTGGCTCGATCCGGGAGCGCTCCTATTCGCGCCTTGCCGCGGAGGAAGCCGGGCGCCTGCTGCACTGGTTCGGCTGCGAGGTCAGGACATTCGACCCCCGAGGCCTGCCGCTCCCCGACGGCGCCGAGCCCGATCATCCCAAAGTCGCGGAGCTGCGCGATCTCGCCGACTGGGCTGAGGGTATGGTCTGGGTCAGCCCTGAGCGCCATGGCGCCATGACGGCGATCATGAAGGCACAGATCGACTGGATTCCTCTCAGCCTCGGCGCCAAACGCCCGACGCAGGGCAAGACGCTGGCTCTCATTCAGGTCAGCGGCGGCTCGCAGAGCTTCAACGCTGTCAACCAGATGCGCATCCTCGGCCGCTGGATGCGGATGATCACCATACCCAACCAGTCCTCCGTGCCGAAGGCGTTTCTCGAATTCGACGAGGCCGGCCGCATGAAGGCGTCGCCGCTCTACGACCGCATCGTCGATGTCTGCGAAGAGCTGGTGAAGTTCACCCATCTGACACGGGGGCGTTCCAGCTATCTCACGGATCGCTACTCTGAGCGCGTCGAGAGCGCGGAAGCGCTCATGAGGCGGGTCAATCAG
- the arsC gene encoding arsenate reductase (glutaredoxin) (This arsenate reductase requires both glutathione and glutaredoxin to convert arsenate to arsenite, after which the efflux transporter formed by ArsA and ArsB can extrude the arsenite from the cell, providing resistance.) encodes MTITVYHNPACGTSRNTLAMIRHSGEEPWVIEYLKTPPTRETLVALLAAMKLKPRDILREKGTPYAELGLDDLSLSDDALLDAMMAHPILINRPIVVTDKGVRLCRPSELVLDLLVRPVASFTKEDGQVVGSAGRRP; translated from the coding sequence ATGACGATCACGGTCTACCACAACCCCGCCTGCGGGACCTCGCGCAACACGTTGGCGATGATCCGGCATTCCGGTGAGGAGCCTTGGGTGATCGAGTACCTGAAGACGCCGCCGACCCGGGAAACCCTGGTCGCGCTGTTGGCGGCAATGAAGCTCAAGCCCCGCGACATTCTGCGCGAAAAGGGCACACCCTATGCCGAGCTTGGCCTCGATGACCTGTCTCTGAGCGACGATGCGCTCCTGGATGCGATGATGGCGCACCCAATCCTGATCAACCGGCCTATCGTCGTGACAGACAAGGGCGTCAGGCTCTGCCGCCCCTCCGAGCTGGTGCTCGACCTGCTCGTTCGGCCCGTTGCAAGCTTCACAAAGGAAGACGGCCAGGTCGTCGGCTCAGCGGGCAGGAGGCCATGA
- a CDS encoding metalloregulator ArsR/SmtB family transcription factor, giving the protein MNDDQAVASLSALAHVDRLAAFRLMVKAGPEGLPSGEIAERLAIPPTRMSFHLATLERSGLVASRRDGRRVLYAASYNDMRKLLSFITEDCCGGDAAFCGDLVSLASPSCSPARS; this is encoded by the coding sequence ATGAACGATGATCAGGCTGTAGCCTCTCTCTCTGCGCTAGCCCATGTCGACCGCCTGGCCGCTTTTCGCCTGATGGTGAAGGCGGGCCCGGAAGGGCTGCCTTCCGGCGAGATCGCAGAACGCCTTGCCATTCCGCCGACCCGCATGAGCTTCCATCTTGCGACGCTGGAGCGATCGGGGCTCGTGGCGTCACGTCGCGACGGCCGCAGGGTTCTCTACGCCGCAAGCTACAATGACATGCGGAAGCTCCTCAGCTTCATCACCGAGGACTGCTGCGGTGGTGACGCGGCCTTCTGCGGGGATCTTGTCTCTCTCGCCAGCCCGTCCTGCAGTCCGGCGAGGAGCTGA
- a CDS encoding helix-turn-helix domain-containing protein — translation MTLGPEAVRLDSTDAVGLLAALAQPTRLEIFRLLMRYRPHGLAAGDIGRLLAVAHNTLSSHLGALEQVGLLVSRREGRHIIFAAQAPRADALVAFLSDACCTERPAVRMGDAAAIPTRREYVASDHPLRVLVVCTGNSARSIMAEAVLNREGLGRIHAFSAGSRPQEAPHPLALGLLEELGYDVSAMRSKSWDEFLGPEAIELDLVITVCDDAAEAECPSFPGVPMRVHWGLDDPAAASGPASAKRAAFLQSYRDLTARVTAFVNLPFEEMSLGELQPVLSAIGRMDGATEKSLDQAA, via the coding sequence GTGACGTTAGGGCCCGAGGCCGTGAGGCTCGATTCCACCGACGCGGTCGGGTTGCTCGCTGCGTTGGCGCAGCCGACGCGGCTGGAGATCTTTCGGCTCCTGATGCGGTATCGACCTCATGGCCTCGCCGCCGGCGACATCGGCCGGCTCCTCGCCGTCGCTCACAACACGCTGTCCTCGCATCTCGGCGCGCTCGAACAAGTCGGACTTTTGGTGTCGCGACGCGAGGGCCGTCACATCATCTTCGCCGCCCAGGCCCCTCGCGCCGACGCTCTCGTAGCCTTCCTCTCGGACGCCTGCTGCACCGAACGACCGGCGGTACGCATGGGCGACGCTGCCGCCATTCCAACACGTCGAGAATACGTCGCGAGCGATCATCCCTTGCGGGTGCTCGTCGTCTGCACCGGCAATTCCGCGCGTTCGATCATGGCCGAAGCTGTCCTCAACCGAGAAGGCCTCGGTCGGATCCATGCCTTCTCGGCGGGAAGCCGCCCACAGGAGGCACCGCATCCGCTTGCGCTCGGCCTGCTGGAAGAGCTCGGCTACGACGTCTCGGCTATGCGCTCAAAGTCGTGGGACGAGTTCCTTGGGCCGGAGGCGATCGAACTCGATCTCGTTATCACGGTCTGCGACGACGCGGCGGAGGCGGAGTGTCCTTCCTTCCCGGGTGTGCCGATGCGGGTGCACTGGGGGCTGGACGATCCGGCTGCCGCATCGGGACCGGCATCGGCCAAGCGTGCCGCCTTCTTGCAGAGCTATCGCGACCTGACAGCGCGCGTCACCGCTTTCGTGAACCTCCCCTTCGAGGAGATGTCTCTGGGGGAACTCCAGCCGGTACTGTCGGCCATCGGCCGGATGGACGGTGCGACGGAAAAGTCGCTCGATCAGGCGGCCTGA
- a CDS encoding arsenate reductase ArsC — protein METAPLKVLFVCKGNHARSIMAESIMRRLAGDKFTVFSAGSQPRPEISPFVVRLLQSLNHDMTTLHPKSWNEFAKADSPDLDFVFTLSETAANAVPPSWPGNPMTALWTLPDPAAFEGEDVQKALAFADAYRMLNNRISIFSSLPLATLKGMALQHRLDAIGKDTTEKEDAA, from the coding sequence ATGGAAACGGCTCCTCTCAAGGTTCTCTTCGTCTGCAAGGGCAACCATGCACGCTCGATCATGGCGGAATCCATCATGCGGCGGCTCGCCGGCGACAAGTTCACCGTCTTCAGTGCCGGCTCGCAGCCCCGGCCCGAGATCAGCCCATTCGTCGTCCGGCTTCTGCAGTCCCTGAACCACGACATGACCACCCTGCATCCCAAGAGCTGGAACGAGTTCGCTAAGGCCGACTCGCCGGATCTCGACTTCGTATTCACGTTGTCGGAGACCGCCGCCAACGCGGTTCCTCCGTCCTGGCCAGGCAACCCGATGACCGCGCTCTGGACGTTGCCCGATCCGGCCGCGTTCGAGGGCGAAGACGTCCAGAAGGCCCTTGCCTTCGCGGATGCCTATCGCATGCTCAACAACCGCATCTCGATCTTCTCAAGTCTGCCGCTGGCAACTCTCAAGGGCATGGCCTTGCAGCACAGGCTCGACGCGATCGGGAAGGACACAACAGAGAAGGAAGACGCCGCGTGA
- a CDS encoding ArsJ-associated glyceraldehyde-3-phosphate dehydrogenase: MRVGINGMGRIGRLALRAALGAAQRQGDDPRAGNRLDVVHLNEIKGGATATAHLLEFDSMQGRWRADIGPEGEAAVRIDGRRMGFSAEAAPGDIPWGDLGVDVVLECTGKFLTPAVIEGHLKRGARRVIVAAPVKDASVLNVVVGINEHLYDPAAHPIVTAASCTTNCLAPVVKVVHENLRIRHGQITTIHDPTNTNVVVDAPHKDLRRARSAMLSLQPTTTGSATAIALIYPELKGKLDGHAVRAPVLNASLTDCVFELERATTAAEVNALFEDAARGPLAGILGFEPRPLVSIDYQRDTRSSIVDGLSTLVTDGTMLKVYAWYDNEMGYACRMVDLACHLEQVGI; the protein is encoded by the coding sequence ATGCGGGTCGGCATCAACGGCATGGGGCGCATCGGGCGCCTGGCTCTGAGGGCGGCGCTCGGCGCGGCGCAGCGGCAGGGCGATGATCCGCGCGCCGGCAACCGGCTCGATGTCGTGCATCTCAACGAGATCAAGGGCGGTGCGACCGCGACCGCCCATCTGCTCGAATTCGACAGCATGCAGGGGCGCTGGCGTGCCGATATCGGGCCTGAAGGCGAGGCCGCGGTCCGGATCGACGGGCGGCGGATGGGTTTCTCCGCAGAGGCTGCACCGGGCGACATTCCCTGGGGTGATCTCGGCGTCGATGTCGTGCTCGAATGCACCGGCAAATTCCTGACGCCGGCCGTTATCGAAGGCCATCTGAAGCGCGGCGCCAGACGCGTCATCGTGGCCGCGCCGGTGAAGGACGCATCCGTCCTGAACGTCGTCGTCGGGATAAATGAGCACCTTTACGATCCGGCAGCGCACCCGATCGTCACGGCCGCCTCATGTACCACCAACTGCCTGGCGCCCGTGGTGAAGGTCGTGCACGAGAATCTGCGGATCCGGCACGGCCAGATCACCACGATCCATGATCCGACGAACACCAACGTGGTTGTGGACGCACCTCACAAGGATCTGCGCCGGGCGCGCTCGGCGATGCTCTCGCTCCAGCCGACGACGACGGGCAGCGCCACCGCGATCGCGCTGATCTACCCCGAGCTCAAGGGCAAGCTAGATGGCCACGCCGTGCGCGCCCCCGTCCTTAACGCCTCGCTGACCGACTGCGTCTTCGAGCTCGAGCGCGCGACGACGGCCGCCGAGGTCAACGCCCTGTTCGAGGACGCGGCACGGGGACCGCTCGCCGGCATCCTCGGGTTCGAGCCGAGGCCGCTCGTGTCGATCGACTACCAGCGCGACACGCGCTCCTCGATCGTCGACGGGCTCTCGACGCTGGTCACCGACGGGACGATGTTGAAGGTCTACGCCTGGTACGACAACGAGATGGGCTACGCCTGCCGCATGGTCGATCTCGCCTGCCATCTCGAACAGGTCGGGATCTGA
- the arsJ gene encoding organoarsenical effux MFS transporter ArsJ: protein MTEGSRNYAIVTAAYWGFTLTDGALRMLVLLHFFRLGYSPFTLALLFLLYEAAGIAANLIGGWLAARYGITRMLAVGLTTQILGFLLLSGLSPEWTAAASVAWVVMAQGICGVAKDLTKTASKSAIKVAEANAKAEEAEGRLFRWVAWFTGSKNAMKGIGFFLGGLLLEALGFRGALWAMAVMLALILFGVVTSLPAMLGKAKASKSARELFAKNRSVNLLALARVALFGARDVWFVVGVPVFLYASGWTFTMVGTFLAVWTIGYGLVQAAAPSFVRRSRDGLSSEVPAARGWSLGLALIPFAIAALLACGTSLRPDLVLIFGLGLFGFAFAVNSSVHSYLILAYAGSEKSAEDVGFYYAANALGRFSGTLLSGLLYQAGGLYACLLGSGLMLMACFIATMALPLQIKPSEAGASS, encoded by the coding sequence ATGACCGAGGGCTCGCGCAACTATGCCATCGTCACCGCGGCCTATTGGGGCTTCACCCTAACCGACGGCGCGTTGCGCATGCTCGTGCTGCTGCACTTCTTCCGGCTCGGCTACTCGCCCTTCACGCTGGCCTTGCTCTTCCTGCTCTACGAGGCGGCGGGCATCGCCGCCAACCTGATCGGCGGCTGGCTCGCGGCGCGCTACGGCATCACGCGCATGCTGGCGGTCGGATTGACCACGCAGATCCTCGGCTTCCTCCTGCTCTCGGGCCTATCTCCCGAATGGACGGCGGCGGCCTCGGTCGCCTGGGTGGTGATGGCGCAAGGCATCTGTGGCGTCGCCAAGGACCTGACCAAGACGGCCTCGAAATCGGCAATCAAGGTGGCCGAGGCCAACGCGAAGGCGGAGGAAGCCGAAGGCCGGCTGTTCCGATGGGTCGCCTGGTTCACCGGCTCGAAGAACGCGATGAAGGGCATCGGCTTCTTCCTCGGCGGGCTGTTGCTGGAAGCGCTGGGGTTCAGGGGCGCACTCTGGGCGATGGCGGTCATGCTTGCGCTGATCCTATTCGGCGTCGTCACCTCTCTGCCGGCGATGTTGGGCAAGGCCAAGGCAAGCAAGAGCGCGCGCGAGCTGTTCGCCAAGAACCGCAGCGTCAACCTGCTGGCTCTCGCACGCGTCGCGCTGTTCGGCGCGCGGGATGTCTGGTTCGTCGTGGGTGTCCCGGTGTTCCTCTACGCCTCGGGCTGGACCTTCACGATGGTCGGCACATTCCTGGCGGTCTGGACGATCGGCTACGGGCTGGTCCAGGCGGCCGCGCCGTCCTTCGTCCGTCGCAGCCGCGACGGCCTGTCGAGCGAGGTCCCGGCCGCGCGGGGCTGGTCGCTCGGATTGGCGCTCATACCCTTCGCCATCGCGGCCCTTCTTGCTTGCGGCACCAGCCTGCGGCCCGACCTCGTCCTGATTTTTGGTTTGGGGCTGTTCGGCTTCGCCTTCGCGGTGAACTCCTCGGTCCACTCCTACCTCATCCTGGCCTATGCCGGCTCGGAGAAGTCGGCCGAGGACGTCGGCTTCTACTACGCCGCCAACGCGCTCGGGCGGTTCAGCGGCACCCTTCTGTCTGGGCTGCTCTACCAGGCGGGCGGGCTCTATGCGTGCCTGCTTGGGTCAGGTCTGATGCTGATGGCCTGCTTCATCGCGACGATGGCCCTGCCTCTGCAGATCAAGCCCAGCGAGGCCGGTGCTTCAAGCTAA
- a CDS encoding Crp/Fnr family transcriptional regulator, with product MTDALHVAASSNMIVIMFATLAPILARLPLHDCEFSAGAALFHRGDSVVGLHIMREGTAHLIRHQDDGAALILQRARPGAVLAEASLYSARYHCDARAETHVRTGMVLKPDLLRALETDVAVASAWASHLAHEVQRARLLSEILSLKTVKARLRAWIVWNGALPPRGQWHMIATEIGVTAEAFYREIARERRAADPAGDS from the coding sequence GTGACAGACGCTTTGCATGTCGCGGCGTCCTCCAACATGATCGTGATCATGTTCGCCACGCTCGCCCCGATCCTTGCCCGGCTGCCGCTGCATGACTGCGAGTTTTCGGCCGGGGCGGCCCTGTTCCACCGGGGCGACAGCGTGGTTGGCCTGCACATCATGCGCGAAGGCACGGCTCACCTGATCCGCCATCAGGACGACGGCGCTGCCCTGATCCTGCAGCGCGCGCGGCCCGGCGCCGTCCTCGCCGAGGCGTCGCTTTATTCCGCCCGGTACCATTGCGATGCCCGTGCCGAGACGCACGTCAGAACAGGGATGGTGCTCAAGCCGGACCTGTTGCGGGCGCTGGAGACCGATGTCGCGGTCGCCTCCGCCTGGGCGAGCCATCTGGCGCATGAGGTTCAGCGCGCGCGGCTTCTGTCCGAGATACTCTCGCTCAAGACGGTGAAGGCGCGGCTGAGGGCCTGGATCGTCTGGAACGGCGCTCTGCCGCCCAGGGGGCAATGGCACATGATCGCGACCGAAATCGGTGTGACCGCGGAGGCGTTCTACCGCGAGATCGCCCGGGAACGACGGGCCGCCGACCCCGCCGGCGACAGCTAG
- a CDS encoding metalloregulator ArsR/SmtB family transcription factor yields the protein MIDLSTFMSALSEPTRLRAMRLLADGREHCVCELMELLSATQSRMSRHMAVLKAAGVVTDRRDAQWVRYRRHPDLAPELDAILDAVLTAINAREALSVASDAKRKNAT from the coding sequence ATGATCGACCTCTCGACCTTCATGTCTGCCTTGTCGGAACCAACGCGGCTGAGGGCGATGCGCCTGCTGGCCGATGGGCGCGAGCACTGCGTTTGCGAGCTGATGGAGCTCCTGAGCGCCACGCAGTCGCGCATGTCGCGGCATATGGCGGTACTCAAGGCCGCGGGGGTCGTGACCGACAGGCGCGATGCGCAATGGGTGCGCTACCGGCGCCATCCCGACCTGGCTCCAGAGCTCGATGCGATCCTCGACGCCGTTTTGACGGCGATCAATGCACGAGAGGCCCTGTCGGTGGCATCAGATGCAAAACGAAAGAACGCAACATGA
- a CDS encoding permease, translating into MTPNVAEPRRDTTPEPSELAWAGGVLAFVALWFLVYGQLLPFSEWAVTELPLAPGTQAFEAAKFFLYDTPKVLMLLTLVVFGMGMVRSFFSPERTRALLAGRREGVGNVAAATLGIFTPFCSCSAVPLFVGFVSAGVPLGITFSFLIAAPMINEVALGLLFALLGWKVALTYLAFGLGIAILSGWVIGRLRLEGWLEEWVRDVRLGEVDLPIDRLTIVDRIKAGIEAVREIVGKVWAWIIAGIAAGAFIHGYVPAELLATIMGRDAWWSVPAAVLLGVPMYSNAAGIIPVVEALLGKGAALGTVLAFMMSVIALSLPEMIILRKVLSLKLIAVFVGVVATGILAVGLLFNLLFT; encoded by the coding sequence ATGACCCCCAATGTCGCCGAGCCGCGCCGGGACACAACCCCGGAACCCAGTGAGCTCGCCTGGGCCGGCGGTGTCCTGGCCTTCGTCGCGCTCTGGTTCCTGGTTTACGGCCAACTCCTCCCGTTTTCGGAATGGGCGGTAACAGAGCTCCCCCTTGCGCCGGGGACCCAGGCTTTTGAGGCCGCCAAGTTCTTTCTCTACGACACGCCGAAGGTGCTGATGCTGCTGACGCTGGTCGTCTTCGGCATGGGCATGGTGCGCAGCTTCTTCTCGCCCGAACGGACGCGCGCGCTGCTGGCCGGGCGTCGCGAGGGAGTCGGTAACGTCGCTGCGGCGACGCTGGGGATCTTCACGCCGTTCTGCTCCTGCTCGGCCGTGCCGCTCTTCGTCGGTTTCGTCTCGGCGGGCGTTCCGCTTGGGATCACCTTCTCCTTCCTGATCGCCGCTCCGATGATCAACGAGGTCGCGCTCGGCCTGCTTTTCGCGCTGCTCGGCTGGAAGGTGGCGCTCACCTATCTCGCCTTCGGGCTTGGCATCGCCATCCTGTCGGGTTGGGTCATCGGTCGGCTACGTCTTGAAGGCTGGTTGGAAGAATGGGTGAGGGACGTGCGCCTGGGCGAGGTCGATCTGCCGATCGACCGGCTGACGATCGTCGACAGGATCAAGGCCGGAATCGAGGCCGTCCGCGAGATCGTCGGCAAGGTCTGGGCCTGGATCATCGCCGGCATCGCGGCCGGCGCGTTTATCCACGGCTATGTGCCGGCCGAGCTGCTGGCGACCATCATGGGCAGGGATGCTTGGTGGTCGGTTCCTGCCGCCGTCCTCCTCGGCGTGCCGATGTATTCCAATGCCGCAGGGATCATCCCGGTCGTCGAGGCGTTGCTAGGCAAGGGCGCGGCGCTGGGAACGGTGCTCGCCTTCATGATGAGCGTGATCGCGCTGTCGCTGCCGGAAATGATCATCCTGCGAAAGGTGCTCAGCCTAAAGCTGATCGCGGTCTTCGTCGGCGTCGTCGCCACCGGCATCCTCGCCGTGGGCTTACTCTTCAACCTCCTCTTCACCTGA
- a CDS encoding thioredoxin family protein, whose product MKQVKVLGPGCKRCQATEEMVTAEAARQGVAVSVEKVTDYAAIAGYGIMSTPGIVIDGKVVHAGGLPKAEDLAKWLSA is encoded by the coding sequence ATGAAGCAAGTCAAAGTGCTCGGCCCCGGCTGCAAGCGCTGCCAGGCGACCGAAGAAATGGTGACGGCCGAAGCCGCCCGCCAAGGTGTGGCCGTCTCGGTCGAGAAGGTGACCGACTACGCCGCGATCGCCGGCTACGGCATCATGTCGACGCCGGGTATCGTGATCGACGGCAAGGTCGTCCATGCCGGCGGCCTGCCCAAGGCGGAGGATCTCGCGAAATGGCTGTCGGCATAA
- a CDS encoding OsmC family protein gives MAVGINLEYRVEARRVDAHGGVASTKQAEMVLDTDLAGRPDAFNPAELLLAAVAACMLKGIERVTPMIQFALRGVEVKLHGVRQDSPPKIVSIDYELVVDTDETDQRLELLHKNVRKYGTISNTIAQAVRLQGLIRRSTI, from the coding sequence ATGGCTGTCGGCATAAACCTGGAGTACCGCGTCGAGGCGCGACGCGTCGACGCGCATGGCGGCGTCGCGTCGACGAAGCAGGCCGAGATGGTGCTCGACACCGATCTGGCCGGGCGACCGGACGCGTTCAACCCAGCGGAACTGCTGCTTGCGGCCGTCGCGGCCTGCATGCTCAAAGGCATCGAGCGGGTGACGCCGATGATCCAGTTCGCGCTGCGCGGCGTTGAGGTGAAGCTGCACGGCGTCCGCCAGGACAGCCCGCCGAAGATCGTCAGCATCGACTATGAGCTCGTCGTCGATACCGACGAAACCGATCAGCGCCTCGAACTGCTGCATAAGAACGTCCGCAAATACGGGACGATCTCCAATACGATCGCGCAAGCCGTGCGGCTGCAGGGTCTGATCCGCAGGTCGACGATATAG
- a CDS encoding heavy metal translocating P-type ATPase, whose product MFERLRLDLPVLLPELPDEKDACVGRLVEELAGRQGVLDVHVIPMSGDDPARLCLHYDPDALSVSRIREIAEAAGARLTKRFGHLLLKTDGVRYATRARTVSMNLQRLPGVIEAVATVGGPVRVEFDRELTTETVIRQSLADQGLVVAEPSPPAAKPVSDDDHGHGHEDDHEHGHGGPFGENSELIFAIACGVLLAGGFTFSFMSGLPAWLPLALYLGAYATGGYFPLREAIDTLRAGRFEIDILMLVAAAGAAALDEWAEGALLLFLFSIGHALEHYAMGRARRAITALTDLAPPTAEVRRDGSVREVPIADLAIGETIVIRPNTRIPADGFVTWGSSSVDQAPVTGESVPVDKQPVDDIARAGLNPQGIRLDSIVFAGTINGPGALDVQVTRAAADSTLARLVRMVSEAETQKSPTQRFTDRFERIFVPVVLLGVGLLLLAWLVIDEPFAASFYRAMAVLVAASPCALAISTPSAVLSGIARAARGGVLVKGGGPLESLGRIAAIAFDKTGTLTEGKPRLTDVIAMTGVTEAELLTVAIAVEDLSDHPLAAAVVRDGRLRLANDAPSAKAEDLRSITGRGLAARIGSDDVFVGKAALFDEIDGPSLPPDLQAHVKGLEQQGRTTMVVRSGQRYLGVLGLMDTPRPNAAGVITQLRALGISRMIMISGDNKQVADAVAKQVGLDEAWGDLMPDGKVELIKQLRSQQDVAMVGDGVNDAPAMAHASVGIAMGAAGSDVALETADVALMGDELSRLPFVIGLSRQATRTIKQNLWISLGMVAVLVPATLFGLQLGAAVVFHEGSTLLVVANALRLLAYRDRSAKA is encoded by the coding sequence ATCTTTGAACGGCTTCGACTGGACCTGCCCGTCCTTCTTCCCGAACTGCCCGACGAGAAGGATGCCTGCGTCGGCCGCCTCGTCGAGGAACTGGCCGGCCGGCAGGGCGTGTTAGACGTCCATGTCATCCCGATGTCCGGCGACGATCCGGCCAGGCTCTGTCTGCATTATGATCCCGACGCCTTGAGCGTCAGCCGCATCCGGGAGATCGCAGAGGCGGCTGGCGCGCGCCTGACGAAGCGCTTTGGTCATCTGCTCCTGAAGACCGACGGGGTGCGTTATGCGACCCGGGCCCGCACCGTTTCGATGAATCTGCAGCGACTGCCCGGTGTCATCGAGGCTGTCGCCACGGTCGGTGGGCCAGTGCGCGTCGAGTTCGACCGTGAACTGACGACCGAGACCGTTATTCGCCAGTCCTTGGCAGACCAGGGCCTTGTGGTTGCTGAGCCTTCGCCACCCGCCGCGAAGCCTGTCTCAGACGATGACCATGGGCATGGGCACGAAGATGACCACGAACACGGACATGGCGGGCCCTTCGGAGAGAACAGCGAGCTGATCTTCGCCATCGCCTGCGGCGTGCTGCTGGCGGGCGGCTTTACCTTCTCTTTCATGTCCGGGCTGCCCGCCTGGCTGCCGCTTGCATTGTATCTCGGCGCCTATGCGACAGGAGGCTATTTTCCATTGCGCGAGGCGATCGACACCCTGCGCGCCGGGCGCTTTGAGATCGACATTCTGATGCTGGTTGCCGCGGCCGGCGCGGCGGCGCTCGACGAGTGGGCCGAAGGGGCGCTGCTGCTATTCCTGTTCAGCATCGGCCATGCGCTGGAACATTATGCGATGGGTCGTGCCAGGCGCGCGATCACGGCTTTGACCGACTTGGCGCCACCGACGGCCGAGGTTCGCCGCGACGGCTCCGTCCGAGAGGTCCCGATTGCCGATCTCGCCATCGGCGAAACGATTGTCATCCGGCCCAACACACGCATTCCCGCCGACGGTTTCGTGACTTGGGGATCCAGCAGCGTCGACCAGGCCCCCGTCACTGGCGAGAGCGTGCCGGTCGACAAGCAACCCGTGGACGATATCGCGCGGGCGGGCCTCAACCCGCAGGGGATACGGCTCGACAGCATTGTCTTCGCCGGCACGATCAATGGCCCTGGCGCATTGGATGTTCAGGTCACGCGCGCTGCCGCCGACAGCACGTTGGCGCGTCTCGTCCGCATGGTCAGCGAAGCCGAAACGCAGAAATCGCCGACCCAGCGGTTTACCGACCGGTTCGAGCGGATCTTCGTTCCTGTGGTCCTTCTCGGTGTGGGTCTTCTTCTCCTGGCCTGGCTCGTGATCGACGAGCCCTTCGCGGCCAGCTTCTACCGCGCCATGGCCGTGCTGGTGGCCGCCAGCCCCTGTGCGCTGGCGATCTCGACCCCCAGCGCCGTTCTCTCAGGGATCGCCCGTGCGGCGCGGGGCGGCGTCCTCGTCAAGGGCGGTGGGCCTTTGGAGAGTCTCGGCAGGATTGCGGCGATTGCCTTCGACAAGACCGGCACCCTCACCGAGGGCAAGCCGCGACTGACGGATGTGATCGCGATGACAGGCGTGACCGAGGCCGAGCTTCTGACCGTGGCCATCGCCGTCGAGGATCTCAGCGATCACCCCCTCGCCGCGGCGGTTGTCAGGGATGGACGCCTGCGCCTGGCGAACGACGCACCCTCTGCAAAGGCGGAAGACCTCCGCAGCATCACCGGACGCGGTCTGGCGGCGCGCATCGGCAGCGATGATGTCTTCGTCGGCAAGGCCGCACTGTTCGACGAGATCGACGGCCCCAGCCTGCCGCCCGATCTCCAGGCCCATGTCAAAGGGCTCGAACAGCAGGGGCGGACCACCATGGTGGTCCGGAGCGGGCAGCGTTATCTCGGCGTGCTGGGCTTGATGGATACGCCCCGTCCGAATGCGGCGGGCGTGATCACGCAACTGCGCGCGCTCGGCATCTCGCGGATGATCATGATCTCCGGGGACAACAAGCAGGTCGCCGACGCCGTCGCCAAGCAGGTCGGGCTCGATGAGGCATGGGGCGATCTCATGCCCGATGGCAAGGTCGAGCTGATCAAACAGCTCCGATCGCAGCAGGACGTCGCGATGGTGGGCGATGGCGTCAATGACGCGCCCGCCATGGCCCATGCATCGGTCGGCATCGCCATGGGCGCCGCTGGCTCCGACGTCGCGCTGGAAACCGCAGATGTCGCACTGATGGGCGACGAGCTCAGCCGCTTGCCCTTCGTTATCGGCCTCAGCCGGCAAGCGACCCGGACGATCAAGCAGAACCTGTGGATCAGCCTCGGCATGGTCGCCGTGCTGGTGCCAGCAACACTCTTCGGCCTGCAACTCGGTGCCGCCGTCGTCTTCCACGAGGGCTCGACGCTTCTTGTGGTGGCGAATGCACTGCGCCTGCTGGCATACCGCGACCGGAGCGCGAAAGCGTGA